A window from Triticum aestivum cultivar Chinese Spring chromosome 6D, IWGSC CS RefSeq v2.1, whole genome shotgun sequence encodes these proteins:
- the LOC123144843 gene encoding two-component response regulator-like PRR1: MVGAGEGVRAGGSGAGVGAGAGAGQPFVDRSKVRILLCDSDPDSSQDVLRLLCNCSYQVTCAKSPRQVINVLNCEGAEIDIILAEVDLPVSKCFKMLKYIGRNKELRHIPIIMMSNRDEVSVVVKCLRLGAAEYLVKPLRMNELLNLWTHVWRRRRMLGLAEKNFFIDNLELVLSEPSDANTNSTTLLSDETDDKPKGNRNHETNTSSQHEYESPAVDPPKTDQLENLPSIAEDDDKASSPGGMFSRPIKTNLRIAESSAFLAYVKSSTPANNPLDNELQREGNQIDVMDHQGNFSGATDRIDTNGKINIQDEKAFETPMQYPLVCFSSSNLHLEQRNEGQQDVSGNPPVYHYPFYYPGMVEHGMTLHSVQSFQGNINTAQAHTPPTMLHQYNVYHQSHGASMQSYQYSPAGMNVHSSHLSTQNVWSSVSSTPILEERHSRSGRRAAALAKFRQKRKDRCFDKKVRYVNRKKVAETRPRVRGQFVRQASNTDIISTGDDISEYEDDDPSSRDVELVSSPE; the protein is encoded by the exons ATGGTGggcgccggcgagggggttcgCGCTGGCGGCAGCGGCGCCGGGGTaggggcaggggcaggggcagggcaGCCGTTCGTTGACCGGAGCAAGGTGAGGATCCTCCTCTGCGACAGCGACCCAGACAGCTCACAGGATGTGCTTCGCCTCCTCTGCAACTGCTCCTACCAAG TGACCTGCGCCAAGTCTCCACGGCAGGTGATCAACGTGCTCAACTGCGAGGGCGCTGAGATAGACATCATCCTGGCCGAGGTCGATCTGCCAGTTTCGAAGTGCTTCAAGATGCTCAAGTACATTGGCAGGAACAAGGAGCTGCGCCATATCCCCATCATCA TGATGTCCAACAGAGACGAGGTTTCTGTCGTTGTCAAGTGCTTGCGGCTCGGGGCAGCAGAGTACCTGGTCAAGCCGCTTCGCATGAATGAGCTGTTGAATCTCTGGACCCATGTGTGGCGAAGGAGACGGATG CTTGGTTTGGCCGAGAAAAACTTCTTCATTGACAATCTTGAGTTAGTGCTGTCGGAACCTAGTGATGCCAATACCAATAGCACCACACTCCTTTCGGACGAGACAGATGATAAGCCAAAAGGAAATAGAAATCATGAAACAAATACCTCGAGTCAACATGAATATGAG TCTCCTGCTGTGGACCCTCCAAAAACAGACCAATTGGAAAATTTACCTAGCATTGCGGAAGATGATGATAAAGCAT CATCTCCAGGAGGAATGTTTTCACGCCCAATAAAGACTAATTTGAGGATAGCTGAGTCGTCTGCATTTCTAGCATATGTTAAATCAAGCACTCCAGCAAACAACCCATTGGATAATGAACTACAGAGAGAGGGTAATCAGATAGACGTTATGGATCACCAGGGTAATTTCTCTGGTGCGACCGACAGAATCGACACTAATGGTAAAATAAATATTCAGGATGAAAAAGCTTTTGAGACGCCTATGCAGTATCCTTTGGTATGCTTTTCTTCCTCTAACTTGCATCTGGAGCAAAGGAATGAGGGCCAGCAAGATGTTTCAGGAAACCCTCCTGTGTATCATTACCCATTTTATTATCCAGGGATGGTAGAGCATGGCATGACACTTCATTCAGTTCAAAGTTTCCAAGGAAACATAAACACTGCTCAAGCTCATACACCACCAACAATGCTCCATCAATACAATGTTTATCACCAATCCCATGGTGCATCGATGCAATCGTATCAGTATAGTCCTGCTGGTATGAATGTGCATTCAAGTCATTTGTCAACACAGAATGTGTGGTCGTCGGTATCGAGCACACCAATTCTCGAGGAAAGACATAGTCGATCTGGCAGGAGAGCTGCAGCACTTGCAAAATTCAGGCAGAAAAGGAAGGACCGCTGTTTTGACAAGAAGGTGAGGTATGTTAATCGGAAGAAAGTTGCTGAAACAAGGCCGAGGGTGCGGGGTCAGTTTGTTAGGCAGGCAAGCAACACAGATATAATTAGCACTGGTGATGATATTTCTGAATACGAAGACGATGATCCATCCTCCAGGGACGTTGAGTTGGTTTCTTCACCAGAGTAG
- the LOC123144844 gene encoding H/ACA ribonucleoprotein complex subunit 3-like protein, whose protein sequence is MYLQYYINEKGVKVYTTKKESPLGVPTQSAHPARFSPDDKYARQRYLLKKRFGLLPTQQPAQKY, encoded by the exons ATGTATCTCCAGTACTACATCAACGAGAAGGGCGTCAAGGTGTACACCACCAAG AAGGAATCCCCTCTCGGTGTGCCGACGCAGTCTGCCCACCCAG CTCGTTTCTCCCCGGATGACAAGTACGCCCGTCAGCGTTACCTGTTGAAGAAGAGGTTTGGATTGCTGCCAACCCAACAGCCAGCACAAAAGTACTGA